The DNA window AAAATCCATATAACCAGTCCTAGCGAGTCAACCAGGCCATCCGACCAGCCCGTTGGACTGGGCCGAAATAGAGAACTCTAATAGGTTTCTTGTCTGTAATGCAACATATGAACGTTTACCATTACAGGACACTTGACTACAAAAAGCGATGTCTATAGCTTCGGAGTAGTCCTGCTAGAACTTCTAACAGGAAGAAGAGCAACAGACAAAACAAGACCAAAGACAGAACAAAACATTGTGGATTGGACAAAGCCATACTTGAGTAGCagtagaagattgaggtacatTATGGATCCAAGGCTTGCTGGCCAATATTCCGTGAAAGGCTCAAAAGAGATAGCACATTTGGCATTACAATGCATAAGTTTACATCCTAAAGACAGACCAAGAATGGCAATGATTGTTGAAACACTTGAAAGCCTTCAACAGTTCAAGGATATGGCTGTTACTAGTGGACACTGGCCAATATCATCAAAAACTACTAAAAATGGAGCCTCTAATGTGAAAGCAAGAGCAAATGGTGCAAACCAGAAGCAATTGGCTCCAGTTAGGAGCAAAAAAACCTGATTACTATGAATTATATTAGAAGGAGTGCTTTTTAATTAAGTGTAAAGTATGACATGTGGTAGGCTAGAGTGATTCTTAAGCCAccctatatatgtatgtataaatctataaaatatatatatgcaTGCATGCCGTGTAAACTGTATATCGTATAATAAAATCTTCCTTTTGACCTATCTGAAATCTGTGGAAGGACTTAACAAACCCTACAAACGTCACATAGTTTGACTATAACAATGCATTCCAAAAAAGTTGAGGAGATTGAATTGTAAAGATTTCAAGTCATGTAAGCAATGCAAATTGCAATCACCTAAACTTGCTGAGCAATCCTCATtgacttttattaaaaaataggtTTCTTAATGGAGTTGATTGAGTGAGTGACACTGTTAGTTTAAACTTTTACTTTCTCATACAAcaattttcttaaaatataatgATAAGTCTATGTTATGGTTTTCATATATGCTTGTATAACAAACAACAAAAAGATAGCCCTTAAAGAAAACTGAAATGATCAAAAAACTTAACCAGAAATTCAGGATATTTAATAATGAATCTCAAACTTACGAAAACTTTATCACATGGATCCACTTTTTTCTCTCAAAGGGAtgtgaaaaatgcacttaaagaAAAACTCTAACCAAACACACTTTGTTCAATACATACCTGCCTTACTTGTCTCTATAGATATATCCTATAGATCATAaaattatacatatatatgaccAAAATTTCAGAATCACTTTCAAGAATTAATGGCTTTCAACAACAAATCCAAGAAGTATAATTCACCTAATTCTCATTGCAATTTCTGCATCACCCTTTTCTTCATTTCCCTCTTCACTATACCAACTTATTTCATTCTCAACAACACCACCACAAACTCCAAATGCACCAAGCTCACCAAAAGTTTTTCAGGCGATCTTCTTTCAGCCGAGTTTGCATGGAACAGCCTTTCATTTTCACAACACAATAACCCTTCGCCTATAGTTCTCAAAATTGCAGTCTTTTCTAGAAAATGGCCTATTGGAACTGTTCCTGGTGGCATGGAACGCCATGCTCACACCCTTCACACTGCTTTAGCTCACCGCGGACATCAAGTTCATGTTTTTACTTCACCCTCAGAAGAAGatgaaacaacaacaaaaacaacaacaacaagaacaacaactttAATCTCATCAAAAGGTGCACCTTCTTCACCTTACATTCATTTTCATGAAGGCGAGCCGGGTAAGTGGCGTTACAACAAAGCATGGGAACTTTTTCTTGAAGAAAACCAAAGAGATCAACCTTTTGATGTTGTTCATTCAGAAAGTGTAGCACTTCCTCATTGGCTTGCAAAGGAACTTCCAAATCTTGTTGTATCATGGCATGGCATAGCATTGGAAAGCTTGCAGTCAAGCATTTTTCAAGACTTGGCCCGTTTGCCGGACGAGCCTAGATCCCAAGATTTTGAAAAGGGGTTACAAGGGGTTGTTCCTAAGATTCTCAATGAGATAAGATTCTTCAACAAATATTCTCATCATATTGCTATTAGTGATAGCTGTGGTGAGATGTTAAGAGATGTTTACCAAATTCCAAGTAGAAGAGTTCATGTGATTCTCAATGGTGTTGATGAGGAAGATTTTAGAGAAGATGTTGAATTAGGAAAAGAATTTAGAACCAAAATTGGAATTCCAAGTAATGCTAGTTTAGTATTTGGAGTAGCCGGAAGATTAGTGAAGGATAAAGGTCATCCACTACTTCATGAAGCATTTTCAAGGCTTATAACAAAACACACTAATGTGTATTTGATTGTAGTTGGTTCTGGACCTTGGGAAAATAGGTACAAAGATTTAGGGAACCAAGTTTTTACTCTTGGATCTATGAATCCTTCTATGCTAAGAGCATTCTATAATGCTATTGATATTTTTGTTAATCCTACATTAAGACCACAAGGGCTTGATCTTACACTAATGGAGGCTATGATGATTGGAAAGCCACTTTTAGCATCAAGGTTTCCGAGTATCAAAGGTagtattgttgttgatgatgaataTGGTTATatgttttctccaaatgtggatTCACTTTTGGAAGCACTTGAAGAAGTGGTAAAGGATGGTAAAGAGAGGCTAGTGAGGAGAGGTAATGCTTGCCGCGAATATGCAAATTCTATGTTTACAGCAAGAAAGATGGCACTAGCATATGAGAGACTATTCTTATGCATAAAGAGGGATACATTTTGTACCTATCCTTGAGGTTAATTTAGGCTATAGGTATTGTTCTTTTTCTTTCTGTAACtgcttttttctgtttctttgatTCAATATATGACatcaatatattataatattttaagaagTTTGTCATCTTGATATACTTTTCTCATAAATAATAAGTAGACATACTAAGAAAatcaataaattttattatttttatggaaTTATTTGTCAATTTTCTATAATAGCCTAAACTATTTATTATCTTATTCTCTTTCTCCCACATATAGTTAAGAGTATTATTGAGGAAACAATAATTAATGTTGCATTGAATATTTGAACTttgaaaatgataaataaattgaaaccAGAATTTTCTACAAAAGTGACAACTAAAAGGGAATAAAGGGATTAATATATAACAAAGTTAAATTGTGAATCAATTCACAGTCTGTAACTTCAGAAAACATATAAAACTTACAAAGTAGAGTATGTATCTGTCCACTTCGTCCCAAAGTCACAGActcaaaaaattcatattttcttcaatattttaattGCTTCTTGCGTTGTGGAGAATAGAACCAAAATCCTTACTCTTTCTGCCTCCAAAATCATGTCCTATACATGCCGATCTTTTCTGTTATCAACAATTATGTAACTTATATTCACATCCTTGCAGTGTCAAAAGTTAAGACAAAGTCGGTTGTGCTGAAATACGGTGTCTCTCGAAACAATCATAAGCGTGTTTGGTTCTTAAGAATAGCAGCATACTAGAAACTAATCCTATGATAGATATGCATCCCCACCATATAAATGTCCAGAAATAGCACTGTCTTCCCATGCACACGAGTGAATTAGAGATTATCATGTTTTTATTTCCAGGTGCCGAGATAGCATTAGCGTCATAAACTGTTGCAGCCATAAAACCATAGAGAAGGGATCCAATTGGAATATTTGTGATGAGGATGTTGTGATTGACACTCAAACTGTTGGGTCCAAATAGCTCAGATGTAACTGCCACTGCAGCTGCAAATATGAAACCTGAGCTCAAACCAATTAGCGCAGTGCCTACATCAAGTGCCATGGCACTATCTGATGAAGCCAGCAAGATAAATGCAATCGGTGTTGGTAAAAGTGCAATGGTTAGCCATCCTGTTCTTGCACAATAGAACTTGCTGCATTGCAGAAAATTTTAGTGTCAGTCTCATCATTTATGTACAGATCATTTATATTAGAAGATAAGTCCAAGGAATACTTACTTTCGAATATAGTCTGGCGTGGCTGAGAGCAAGCGGCCAAAGAAGGAAAACGATGAATACAGTGTGACAAGGGTCGATGTTCTTGTACTGTGGCCTAAAGATTGAGCTATCTGTCCAAGATTATTGCTGTAAACAAGACCAATAGTACCTCCACAAAAGTATGCGACATAGTACAGCCAAAAATCCAACCTTTTGAGTAGAACCGCAGCTGAGTGTTCTTCTCCCAGCATTTCTAATTGATCCTGCCCAAAAAACTTGTCACAATTCACATCACTACTTTTCGCCCTCTGAATTCCATTCCTATTTTCACCAAGCAGGCGTTGACTATCTCCATTGCTGACACTCCGAGCGCTATTCTGACGCGTAAGGAGTTCCTTATGAAGCTCAAGATCATTAACATGAACAAGAATGAAGCTAGAGCTTTCAACCCGAAGGCTCGAATGAAGAGCATGACGAAACCAATCTCTAGCATATATAACACCAGGAATACATAGCGGCGATATCAAAAGTACAAGAGCTCCACTAAAGTAAATCCTCGACATAGCTTCATCAGAAGCCGATGACGCAAAGATAAGAAGATAAATTCCAGTAAAAACCGCTAAAATGTTCAACGTTAGAAATATAACCGAGTTCTGACGAGCAGCATGCGGAGAATGAGTATCTGATAAAGGCGGCTGGCGAAGAATTGGAAGTAATGCTGCGAACGAAGTGAGAAGAGGAACAAGTGCGTTTAGGAGAAGATAAAGCTGATCTGATGAAGGGTTTATCGAATTTGCCGCTAGTGTATAAAGTGCTGCACTTACACCATTGAAACTCACAGTGAGTGATAATGCCAAGGGTCTGTTAACTGGGAAATTTTTAATGCAGAGAACAAAACATACTGTGTTGAACCAACAAATGCTGCAGCCACTTAACAGACACAGAAGAAAAACCTGAAACATGAAAAGTAAAAAAAGCTAGTTAACTTCACTGTAATTTTCCTTAAAATTCAGAAGCTTTTATGAAAAATACAATTATGTATAATAATAACATGTGAATCTatatcattaatcattatcacTATTTTTTCAAGAGAatctatcattatcattatttatattattgtacgtatgtatgtatgtataatAATAACATGTGAACACCAGAGAGCTTGGAGGTTGGGACCACCAGAACGTACAAAACGTGATTTGAAATGAAAATGACATATAAGAATTTTAAGGAAACAAGCTATTACTTCATAACAACGTTACActtaagtaaaaaataaataaattaatcatgTTACTCTTATTATTCAGAAAATACACCGTCCgttcaaattcaaaacaagttaaaaattacaatttttttcaaGATACGCCTTTGGAATCTTGTCagcaataaagaaaaaaaaagacaaaaagacaGTTTTTTCTTGACAAACCATTTCCATTAATCGATGGTTTGTGGCCACACATCATGTCCAACCAAGTGCATTATTCCTAGTATATTTCttgatatttaaaatttgaaaaacaattaacacacattactattattatttacatTCTTTGGTATGGCGAGGAAATAGTGATAACACAAGATCGGTTGGTTCTGATTTAAAattgatgatttaaaaaaaattaaatttgtttttttaagccATATGATTAAGATCTAACGGTTAGTAATTTCTTGACAATATGAATGCGGTAAAATTCCGACCTCAGATatttaatttcaaaattcaaataaggTTTGAAATCTGATGACAACGTTCAATCTAGCATTATAAGATTTTATCGGTTGAATTGAAATTTACTGATTTATTTAAAGCTTTTTTTTTAACTAAAGCTAAATTAAATTAAGtagtatattaaaaattaatattaggaggaaaaaattaatactatattaaaaaataaaaaaaattaattattttagaagAATATATTTtgcaagttactaaattaggaaGTAATAAATATTTGGTTTATATATGCAAAAAAATCTTAAATTATGACCCATATAGAACTAACTAGAATAAAAAATAGTACCCCACTACAACAACCAACCATTCAATGAATAAAAAAACTGAATCCCCTATTAAGAATTTCAAAAACCATATGAGTGTTTCTTAACTGCCAAATCACACACACTGAATTTAAATTAAAccactaattaataattaatttaaactaaaccaataataaataaaaaattatcaaaaatgaGAAATAGAGGGATAATGAAAAGGAACGAACCAGAAAGTAAGGCAAAGTGACGACGTTATTGATGAGAAGAAACTGAAGACCATAACCAACCAACCCCATAGCAGCAGCAATGAACATAACAACCGAGAGTGGAAGATACATGAGAGCGAGACCAGAAGACCATCCAAAAACCTTACCCATATCACTAGCGGTTGCGAGGTAGTTGAGTTGAACTTGGGAGATTTTGAGTACGGATTTCATGGTGGAGGAGTAGGATGAGAAATCGAAATTGGTTCCGGTGAATGCTTGAATCCAGATTGTTGCTATGAGTATCATCCATTTTCGGGATTGTCCTGCCATTGATTCTCTGTTTCTATTATCTCTTCCAGACTCAGTGGAGAGAAAAGTGGTTGGTTGGTGTGTGAAAGAGTGTTACTACGTGGCCTCTCTAATATATTTTGTTGGTTtagattttgtttctttttcttctctgtaATAATAAAATATCAGAAACTGCCCCCACAGAATCTCTAATTATTATTTTGGTCTCAACTAAATAAACATATTTTGGTTAAAAAAGttttttatgagaattttttaaaatatttactaattaatatttttaatgagtTTATGAATCTAACTTACTTAAGTTTGATATAGATCTTCTCCAATTTTTTTCTCTATAGTCCTTTGAACAACACTAAATGTGATATGGAGCAGTAGTAAGAGTCGGAGACAATGGCAATAGAAAATCCAAACATCTTAAGTTTATATAGTTAAAGAAgattgatattttaaattttttttaccaGTCATTGACGCTTTTCAACATTGCATCACCTTCTCTTATAAATAGGGACATTCCCCTCTTTATTttacaagcttttgatagccaaattACTCCTGTTCAGATCTCATTTGAACTCTGAATTTATAAGTTTCGTTTTCATATCCACACCCTTTCACAAGCCAAATTTCACATTCCTCAAGCTTCCTTGAACTTTAGTGAAgctaacaagatcaaaagcaagaaaAATCATGCACTATTAAAAGCTTCCCAAGTCAGTTTTCAGAAGGTttttgttagtgcttttattggctgattggcatctatgtttggctaaaacataatagcagcaaaacataatattaatgtgaatcttgcaagtttaaaacGAACAAAACAAgttaagcaagatgttagatggaatgtcatgacatcaactcatgacatcgcgcctgcagaactggaaggaagattcagtttgcacttaacagatacagaatattctatgtgaatattatgtaatcctatgtggcgcgtatttaaaggtcaaaagaataattgaagaatcagatcagaagattgaagattcaggaagaatcagatcagaagattgaagattcaacagtttctaatttaagaaactcatgattaaaagaccttatttgtagcagaatatttctgcatatttgtaacagcaaggagtgctgcaatttgtaagcccaaatccaattgggatcaggttataaataggaaactttgtaacctagtttgtagatagaaaaccttgtttttaacgatgtagtcattaggatttctataggtagaccacccaggttgtgggatggctgccttgtccttctcgaaacctgtaggttagagaagtgattgtcctcactcgaaacctgtaggtaagagttgagtattgtaaacttgattgaagctgtgaagcaagatcaagtatgtgttcattgttaattgtgtaaatagctgttgcagggttgtaacagttaggtatcactagggagtgagcagaggttctcttgtcttggatggagttctgagataaaggttgcattgggtagtgactaggtaaactagaggttgtttatctgtaaaccagaggttgtttacataaaatagtactactgatagtgaaatcttcttcctggcttggtagcccccagagtaggtagttagaccgaactaggttaacaattaactatgttaacaattaactgtgttatttatcttctgcattgtttgttcagttatgaatgttatgactttgttcataacatcaggttcagaagtgttagctgtccCTAAATAGAACTAggtaaaaattataatctggttatgtctactgaacgtgtgtgatcccaagtctcattgactcttttcttagagtaattaaataatgaggGATCCTTCTATTAtgcttgtgctacattaataacagatcaaatgtcttgacatcgggattgacatccgagtctgtcataccagaattacCAGTTTTGAGCACACTTGGTACAAGTAGTTACATACTTCCATTTGCTTCAAACCTTGGTCATTATGAAGCTATTGACTCCCTGATTCCCATGCTTCTTTTAAATTTGTTATTCATTGAGTTTTCATCATTTAATCTTGTTTTGAATTTTCACAAATGCCACAAGTTTTCTCTAAATTCTCTTAgcttagttaatataaatttatgtggTCGATATGGTTGAATTCGCGATGAAAAGATGAATTCAATGGTGTTAATCTGAGTGTTTCATGTTTCCATTTGAGAGATCACGATTTTCAAACGTTTTATGGTTATTTTTATTGGCTGGAGGTTGCAGATGATGAGGTGTCATCTTCAACCAGTGAAAACACACCAAATGAAATGTTCTTATTGGAGTGACTTTTCTACTTGCATACGCGTGTGTTGATTCACCTCCACCATACATTCATACTTCCGGACCTTTGGATTTGCCACGCTGGTTAAGTGGATTGAATCTAATGCCTCAGAcctttttggttttattttatttttcagattttgatttaaattgtttttaactTCAAAAATCATTATCTCTctcattttaagaaaaaaaataccaaaataattttaaaatttatctctgatttttcttcttattattcttatttttcatatttttatttttgactttactatttttcacttatttttgatattttgcttgattttaaattttttaaaaatgattttatgattgcaaaaattaccaaaaaatttcaaaaaatattattgatcatTTCTTATTTTTCTATGGTctcatttgaattttatttaatgttttgaATATACTTTGatattttaccttttattttcatttaaaaaaaatattttctatgcatttaattgcattttaattctTGTTATGCTTGTGTTATCTTAGAAAAGCTCTAGAGACAAAGTAAGACACGTGTCATCAGTAGAAGGCTTTCACATTCTAACAAGAAATTTATAAGAGAAAAATTAAGTAAATATCGACAGAGAATGGTGCCGAAATCATCTGAAGTCGAAGTAGAAAGCGAAAGTCGAATGTAAGGATTCCATACTTAGAAGATTTTCAGACCAAGTCTTCAATTGTAAGGAACGCGTCGAAACTAGATGCAGTTACCGGAAGTTGCTGCAGCGCgagaattcaaaattcaaaagtttgAAATGTTAAGAAACGGTTACCAGACCAAAATCGTGTGTCATAGGCGCCAAAAACAGAGAAAGATCTTACAAAGTAGTTGGTGCCAGTTTTAAATCTTAGCCGTAGATTATGCTAGGAAGTTACCTTATGTAAAGCCTGTAAATAGGCCAGAATAATGTAGAAAAGGTGTGTTCACTATTACGATCAAACTGCTTGCTTACACTCTGCCCAATTTCCGCCCCTAAGGAAACAAGAGTTGCTGAGAGTTCTGATGTATGTGAATCACCATCTTTATTTTCAATGCAATCCCTTTACTTTTTAATGGTACGCTTCGAACCCTTTATCTTTATTGTGTTCTTTAACCAACATTTACTTTGTCTCTTGATCGTTACTTCAATCAAGTAAACTGAAACTGGTTGTTGCTATCAGAGAACAACTTCTGAGTCGACGCTATCTGGTGGTCACGAGTTACCCCAGAAGGTCAGAGCCAGAACGCTCATACTTTCACTAAAAAATTTTAGGTCTAGGTTCGTCCCGTCGGTCACGAGTCACCTGTCGGTCGAATCTGACATTAGTGTGGAAAAACATTGTGTTTGTTATCAGCCTTAGAAAACCGTTTCTTAGGCAAGCATTTCGAAAAGACAGATACAATCTCAAATTTTGGCACGTGGTCTTAAGATCAACTGgtcgatcttgcgagtaaccCTTAGTTTCGAGGCATTGGGATGaccagcggttgtttaccaatttccacagtaaacaaaatggcacgcccagtgggactatCGTGCTGAATTTTTTCGTCTTTTATATGTATGAAACTTAGGAGTGGGAAACAATATCAAAACCCACCTAAAAAGGTTAGGTCTAGGATGACAAACCCTCCTAACCCAAATAAAGTCGATGAAGTACCCCTTTATTCTTTGGAGTCTTCAAATACGGTGATTAACCCAGTTAAGCAAGTGACTGGTGCATCGACAGAAGCACCCGTTACGAGAACAGGGACAGCAGATACCCTTGTAATCCCACCAGGAGGTACTGGAGCAAGGGGAACTGCTTTCTCACCATTTCGACCTAATTTGCCTCATTTTGGGACCACTGACCCCATGTATGGAATACCGTATTCCTTAATGGTTGGAAGTCAGTCGACATCAAGTCCTGCGTTAGTATCAGACACATAAGGATCCACGCCAGGCACTCAGAACAGGGCAAACCAGAACAAAGTTGTGCCTTTGTCGAATACGTCCGTAGCTGTGCTTAGGCAATAGATGGATGATAGCAATCATGAGTTGGTGAATAGGTTGACTAaccaaatgggaactgtttttaatCCTATAGTGCAGGAATCAGTAGAGTCGAATAGACAGGTGGTCGATCAACTCACCCGACTATGCAACTTCCTGGGGGCACCTCAGACATCTGATCGACAATCCCCTCAAGCCCATAGGCAGATTGTTATGCATACACCTGCAAGagaagataaatggatgatgaaacAGTGCAACAGAATCAAATTCCCAGACTACGACCAAGTCAAGGTGGAGTACGAGGGAGACACCAGCAAGTCGTGATGGTGAATCGACAACAAGACGCTGATCAGTTCGTCGAACAATATCAACATGAAGAAGCG is part of the Vicia villosa cultivar HV-30 ecotype Madison, WI linkage group LG2, Vvil1.0, whole genome shotgun sequence genome and encodes:
- the LOC131651875 gene encoding uncharacterized protein LOC131651875, with product MAFNNKSKKYNSPNSHCNFCITLFFISLFTIPTYFILNNTTTNSKCTKLTKSFSGDLLSAEFAWNSLSFSQHNNPSPIVLKIAVFSRKWPIGTVPGGMERHAHTLHTALAHRGHQVHVFTSPSEEDETTTKTTTTRTTTLISSKGAPSSPYIHFHEGEPGKWRYNKAWELFLEENQRDQPFDVVHSESVALPHWLAKELPNLVVSWHGIALESLQSSIFQDLARLPDEPRSQDFEKGLQGVVPKILNEIRFFNKYSHHIAISDSCGEMLRDVYQIPSRRVHVILNGVDEEDFREDVELGKEFRTKIGIPSNASLVFGVAGRLVKDKGHPLLHEAFSRLITKHTNVYLIVVGSGPWENRYKDLGNQVFTLGSMNPSMLRAFYNAIDIFVNPTLRPQGLDLTLMEAMMIGKPLLASRFPSIKGSIVVDDEYGYMFSPNVDSLLEALEEVVKDGKERLVRRGNACREYANSMFTARKMALAYERLFLCIKRDTFCTYP
- the LOC131651874 gene encoding protein NUCLEAR FUSION DEFECTIVE 4-like, yielding MAGQSRKWMILIATIWIQAFTGTNFDFSSYSSTMKSVLKISQVQLNYLATASDMGKVFGWSSGLALMYLPLSVVMFIAAAMGLVGYGLQFLLINNVVTLPYFLVFLLCLLSGCSICWFNTVCFVLCIKNFPVNRPLALSLTVSFNGVSAALYTLAANSINPSSDQLYLLLNALVPLLTSFAALLPILRQPPLSDTHSPHAARQNSVIFLTLNILAVFTGIYLLIFASSASDEAMSRIYFSGALVLLISPLCIPGVIYARDWFRHALHSSLRVESSSFILVHVNDLELHKELLTRQNSARSVSNGDSQRLLGENRNGIQRAKSSDVNCDKFFGQDQLEMLGEEHSAAVLLKRLDFWLYYVAYFCGGTIGLVYSNNLGQIAQSLGHSTRTSTLVTLYSSFSFFGRLLSATPDYIRNKFYCARTGWLTIALLPTPIAFILLASSDSAMALDVGTALIGLSSGFIFAAAVAVTSELFGPNSLSVNHNILITNIPIGSLLYGFMAATVYDANAISAPGNKNMIISNSLVCMGRQCYFWTFIWWGCISIIGLVSSMLLFLRTKHAYDCFERHRISAQPTLS